From the genome of Uranotaenia lowii strain MFRU-FL chromosome 1, ASM2978415v1, whole genome shotgun sequence, one region includes:
- the LOC129738020 gene encoding protein CREG1 produces TEYAKMARYLVHKAEWVSMGSLSTVEAIKGYPMVNVIAAADSARGAKSTGTLYFYLTMLDYTAQDLAKDNRLTVLLSMDQDLECSKQGIDPMEPTCARIMISGQAVKLEEGTAEFQFGKDAMFSRHPQAKHWLDTHNFFLCKLEIVQIAVLDYYGGPHYVTLEEYMNADPDSKSVEVRSNQEAEIINHPGDERTITVKIRKDSPVRHINLEV; encoded by the exons AATGGGTCTCGATGGGTTCGCTCTCAACCGTGGAGGCCATCAAGGGTTACCCGATGGTGAATGTGATTGCCGCGGCTGACAGTGCTCGGGGTGCCAAATCTACCGGAACGTTGTACTTCTACCTGACCATGCTCGACTATACGGCCCAAGATCTGGCCAAGGACAATCGGTTGACGGTGCTGCTCTCGATGGATCAGGATCTGGAGTGCTCCAAGCAGGGTATCGACCCGATGGAACCGACCTGCGCTCGGATAATGATTTCCGGTCAAGCCGTGAAGCTGGAGGAAGGTACCGCCGAGTTCCAGTTCGGAAAGGATGCCATGTTCAGCAGACATCCGCAAGCTAAACACTGGTTGGATA cTCACAACTTTTTCCTGTGCAAACTGGAAATAGTCCAGATTGCTGTACTGGATTATTACGGTGGTCCGCATTACGTGACCCTGGAGGAATACATGAACGCGGATCCAGACTCAAAAAGCGTTGAGGTCAGAAGTAACCAAGAAGCGGAAATTATCAACCATCCGGGAGATGAACGCACAATCACTGTAAAAATCCGTAAAGACTCCCCAGTCCGCCATATCAACTTGGAGGTTTAG